A genome region from Baekduia alba includes the following:
- a CDS encoding sarcosine oxidase subunit delta, giving the protein MLLIPCPWCGPRDEIEFHCGGQADVAYPADPHVLGDDEWAAYVFVRDNPKGPFAERWCHAAGCRRWFNVVRDTATHAILSVKLLDGTAVPA; this is encoded by the coding sequence ATGCTGCTCATCCCTTGCCCCTGGTGCGGACCGCGCGACGAGATCGAGTTCCACTGCGGCGGCCAGGCCGACGTCGCCTATCCCGCCGATCCGCATGTGCTCGGCGACGACGAGTGGGCCGCGTACGTCTTCGTGCGCGACAACCCCAAGGGACCGTTCGCCGAGCGCTGGTGCCACGCGGCCGGCTGCCGGCGCTGGTTCAACGTCGTGCGCGACACCGCCACGCACGCGATCCTGTCGGTGAAGCTGCTCGACGGGACGGCGGTTCCGGCATGA
- a CDS encoding sarcosine oxidase subunit beta family protein encodes MTTEHGDADAYEHPPWLWRTPEPKRSYDVVIVGAGGHGLATAYYLARNHGITDVAVLERGWLAGGNMARNTTIIRSNYLWDESAALYEHALGLWEGLADELEYDVFFSQRGVLNLAHSLQDVRDSVRRVEANRLNGVDAEWLSPEQVKEVCPIVDVSPDVRYPVLGATFQPRGGIAKHDWVAWAYARAADALGVSLIQDCEVTGIEVDGDRVIGVQTSRGPIAAGRVALCAAGHSSLLAEMASIRLPLQSHPLQALVSELLEPVHPTVVMSNAVHVYVSQAHKGELVLGAGIDPYNSYAQRGSFHVIEHQMAAALELFPIFARARVLRTWAGVVDVCPDASPIIGLTPVDDLYINCGWGTGGFKATPGAGWVFAHTVATGEPHPLNAPYTLDRFATGALIDEHGAAAVAH; translated from the coding sequence GTGACGACCGAGCACGGCGACGCGGACGCCTATGAGCACCCGCCGTGGCTGTGGCGGACGCCGGAGCCGAAGCGCTCGTACGACGTGGTGATCGTCGGCGCCGGCGGTCACGGCCTCGCGACCGCGTACTACCTGGCCCGCAACCACGGCATCACCGACGTCGCGGTGCTCGAGCGCGGCTGGCTCGCCGGCGGCAACATGGCCCGCAACACGACGATCATCCGCTCGAACTACCTCTGGGACGAGAGCGCCGCGCTCTACGAGCACGCGCTCGGGCTCTGGGAGGGGCTCGCGGACGAGCTCGAGTACGACGTGTTCTTCAGCCAGCGCGGCGTGCTGAACCTGGCGCACTCGCTGCAGGACGTCCGCGACTCGGTGCGTCGCGTCGAGGCCAACCGCCTCAACGGCGTCGACGCCGAGTGGCTGTCGCCCGAGCAGGTCAAGGAGGTCTGCCCGATCGTCGACGTCTCGCCCGACGTCCGCTACCCGGTCCTCGGTGCGACGTTCCAACCCCGCGGCGGGATCGCCAAGCACGACTGGGTCGCGTGGGCCTACGCGCGCGCGGCCGACGCGCTCGGCGTCAGCCTGATCCAGGACTGCGAGGTGACCGGCATCGAGGTGGACGGCGACCGCGTGATCGGCGTGCAGACCTCGCGCGGGCCGATTGCCGCCGGCCGCGTCGCGCTGTGCGCCGCCGGTCACTCCTCGCTGCTGGCGGAGATGGCCTCGATCCGGCTTCCCCTGCAGAGCCACCCGCTGCAGGCGTTGGTGTCCGAGCTGCTCGAGCCCGTGCATCCGACCGTCGTCATGTCCAACGCCGTCCACGTCTACGTCAGCCAGGCGCACAAGGGCGAGCTCGTGCTCGGGGCCGGGATCGACCCCTACAACTCCTACGCGCAGCGCGGCTCGTTCCACGTGATCGAGCACCAGATGGCCGCGGCGCTGGAGCTGTTCCCGATCTTCGCGCGGGCGCGCGTGCTCCGGACGTGGGCGGGGGTCGTCGACGTCTGCCCCGACGCCTCGCCCATCATCGGCCTGACGCCGGTGGACGACCTCTACATCAACTGCGGCTGGGGCACCGGTGGCTTCAAGGCGACGCCGGGTGCCGGGTGGGTCTTCGCGCACACGGTGGCCACGGGCGAGCCGCACCCGCTCAACGCTCCGTACACCCTCGACCGCTTCGCGACCGGTGCGCTCATCGACGAGCACGGCGCCGCCGCCGTCGCCCACTGA
- the glyA gene encoding serine hydroxymethyltransferase: MSTPTEPHANLLARPLREVDPEIAEVLRRELHRQQSTLEMIASENFAPEAVLEAQGSVLTNKYAEGYPGKRYYGGCEHVDVSEQLAIDRVKRLFGAEYANVQPHSGAQANAAVMAALLEPGDTILGLDLAHGGHLTHGMRLNFSGRLYEAVAYHVRASDLLVDMDEVAALAREHRPKLIVAGWSAYSRRLDFRAFRRIADEVGAILMVDMAHFAGLVAAGLYPNPVEHAHVVTTTTHKTLGGPRGGTILAVEELGRRLNTAVFPGQQGGPLEHVIAAKAVAFRLAGTAEFAGRQRRTLEGARIVAERLLRPDAAAAGVKVVTGGTDVHLVLVDLRDSTLDGQQAEDRLHEIGITVNRNAVPFDPRPPMVTSGLRIGTPALATRGFGADDFAEVADVIADALRPEAGGPALAALAARVAALATRHPLYEHLDGAHR; encoded by the coding sequence ATGTCCACTCCCACCGAACCACACGCCAACCTGCTGGCCCGCCCGCTCCGCGAGGTGGATCCCGAGATCGCCGAGGTGCTGCGCCGCGAGCTGCACCGCCAGCAGTCGACGCTCGAGATGATCGCCTCCGAGAACTTCGCGCCCGAGGCGGTGCTGGAGGCCCAGGGCTCCGTCCTGACCAACAAGTACGCCGAGGGGTATCCGGGCAAGCGCTACTACGGGGGCTGCGAGCACGTCGACGTCTCGGAGCAGCTGGCGATCGACCGCGTCAAGCGCCTGTTCGGCGCCGAGTACGCCAACGTCCAACCCCACTCCGGTGCCCAGGCGAACGCGGCGGTCATGGCCGCGCTGCTCGAGCCGGGCGACACGATCCTCGGTCTCGACCTGGCGCACGGCGGCCATCTCACCCACGGCATGCGGCTGAACTTCTCGGGCCGCCTCTACGAGGCCGTCGCGTATCACGTGCGGGCGTCGGACCTCCTGGTCGACATGGACGAGGTCGCGGCGCTGGCGCGCGAGCACCGTCCCAAGCTGATCGTCGCCGGCTGGTCGGCGTACTCCCGGCGGCTCGACTTCCGCGCCTTCCGCAGGATCGCCGACGAGGTCGGCGCGATCCTGATGGTCGACATGGCGCACTTCGCCGGCCTGGTCGCCGCGGGCCTGTACCCCAACCCGGTCGAGCACGCGCACGTCGTCACCACGACGACCCACAAGACGCTCGGCGGACCGCGCGGCGGCACGATCCTCGCCGTCGAGGAGCTCGGCCGCCGGCTCAACACGGCCGTCTTCCCGGGCCAGCAGGGCGGCCCGCTCGAGCACGTCATCGCCGCCAAGGCCGTCGCCTTCCGGCTCGCCGGCACCGCGGAGTTCGCCGGGCGCCAGCGCCGCACCCTGGAGGGCGCGCGGATCGTCGCCGAGCGGCTGCTGCGCCCCGACGCCGCGGCGGCCGGCGTCAAGGTCGTCACCGGCGGCACCGACGTGCACCTCGTGCTCGTGGACCTGCGCGACTCCACGCTCGACGGCCAGCAGGCCGAGGACCGTCTGCACGAGATCGGGATCACGGTCAACCGCAACGCGGTGCCGTTCGACCCGCGCCCGCCGATGGTCACCTCCGGGCTGCGAATCGGCACCCCGGCGCTCGCGACGCGCGGCTTCGGCGCCGACGACTTCGCCGAGGTCGCCGACGTCATCGCCGACGCCCTGCGACCCGAGGCCGGCGGGCCGGCGCTCGCCGCGCTCGCCGCGCGCGTCGCGGCGCTCGCCACCCGCCACCCGCTCTACGAGCACTTGGACGGAGCGCACCGGTGA
- a CDS encoding PucR family transcriptional regulator, which translates to MTHDPGEVPLHDAVFTIADVLALPLVREGVPEVLAGEAHLTRAIRWVHSGEFPDMPAVLKGGELLLTHGLTLSTRSDRQRRYVADLARAGLAGLVIELGPGMKRVPSALVEEACAQELPLVVLQQPIPWVEVTEAVHRTIVSRQGDVLERGQRLHDRFAALVASGADVADVLHALATSVGNPVVLTRDGEIIYSASAEHDHAHQVASTWEAVVRDLPHAPDVASVPVAVAGDPHWGLVSLLALDRPLRPFDRVALERAVPILALAFRHTHEELTLTARDHGEFLDALMDDAELDEPHAYLRAAKIGFAARTSWLVPFAANLAPGAGQLDERHWAVVERDLRRELASRQAPAVVGTVGHQQRHVAVVAGLDAAEQRAATAEAIAEAVRQAVRRTRSSAEVVVCVGPAAASWSQAGRGLRETIDALPAMRQAPARPWHDVSGPDLRRLLWALRGERALAEFVERRLAPLQAHDARGRGELLRTLEVYCAHGGRKAEAARALHLERQSLYKRLARIATLLDADLDDEDTLLGLHLALRAQRLLGGRT; encoded by the coding sequence GTGACGCACGACCCGGGAGAGGTCCCGCTGCACGACGCGGTGTTCACGATCGCCGACGTGCTGGCCCTGCCATTGGTGCGGGAAGGCGTCCCGGAGGTGCTCGCCGGCGAGGCGCACCTCACGCGTGCGATTCGCTGGGTGCACTCGGGCGAGTTCCCCGACATGCCCGCGGTGCTCAAGGGCGGCGAGCTGCTCCTGACGCACGGCCTGACGCTCAGCACGCGGTCGGACCGCCAGCGCCGGTACGTCGCCGACCTGGCGCGCGCCGGGCTCGCCGGGCTCGTCATCGAGCTCGGCCCGGGCATGAAGCGCGTGCCGTCCGCGCTCGTCGAAGAGGCGTGTGCCCAGGAGCTGCCGCTGGTCGTCCTGCAGCAGCCGATCCCCTGGGTCGAGGTCACCGAGGCCGTCCACCGCACCATCGTCAGCCGCCAGGGCGACGTGCTCGAACGTGGGCAGCGGCTGCACGACCGCTTCGCCGCGCTCGTCGCCTCGGGCGCCGACGTCGCCGACGTGCTGCACGCGCTGGCGACGTCCGTCGGCAACCCGGTCGTGCTCACCCGTGACGGCGAGATCATCTACTCGGCGTCGGCCGAGCACGACCACGCCCACCAGGTGGCCTCGACGTGGGAGGCGGTCGTGCGGGACCTGCCCCACGCGCCGGACGTCGCCAGCGTGCCGGTCGCCGTCGCCGGCGACCCGCACTGGGGTCTGGTGTCCCTGCTGGCGCTCGACCGGCCGCTGCGCCCGTTCGATCGCGTCGCCCTGGAGCGCGCCGTCCCGATCCTCGCGCTGGCCTTCCGGCACACGCACGAGGAGCTGACGCTCACGGCCCGCGACCACGGCGAGTTCCTCGACGCGTTGATGGACGACGCCGAGCTGGACGAGCCACACGCGTACCTGCGCGCGGCCAAGATCGGCTTCGCGGCGCGGACGTCCTGGCTCGTGCCCTTCGCGGCGAACCTCGCGCCCGGAGCGGGGCAGCTCGACGAGCGCCACTGGGCGGTCGTCGAGCGCGACCTGCGCCGAGAGCTCGCCTCCCGGCAGGCGCCTGCCGTGGTCGGGACCGTCGGGCACCAGCAGCGGCACGTCGCGGTCGTGGCCGGGCTCGACGCGGCCGAGCAGCGGGCGGCGACGGCGGAGGCGATCGCCGAGGCCGTGCGCCAAGCCGTGCGGCGGACGCGCTCCAGTGCCGAGGTCGTCGTCTGCGTCGGGCCTGCGGCCGCGTCGTGGAGCCAGGCGGGCCGGGGGCTGCGCGAGACCATCGACGCGCTGCCCGCGATGCGCCAGGCGCCGGCGCGGCCCTGGCACGACGTCAGCGGGCCGGACCTCCGCCGGCTGCTGTGGGCGCTGCGCGGCGAGCGCGCGCTGGCCGAGTTCGTCGAGCGACGCCTTGCCCCGCTCCAGGCGCACGACGCGCGCGGCCGCGGCGAGCTGCTGCGGACGCTCGAGGTCTACTGCGCCCACGGCGGCCGCAAGGCCGAGGCCGCGCGGGCGCTGCATCTCGAGCGCCAGTCGCTCTACAAGCGCCTCGCTCGGATCGCGACGCTGCTGGACGCCGACCTCGACGACGAGGACACCCTGTTGGGGCTGCACCTGGCGCTGCGCGCCCAGCGACTGCTGGGCGGCAGGACGTGA
- a CDS encoding histidine phosphatase family protein, protein MRRLLLVRHAPTAATRAAAFATDEPLDERARAAAGKALPSATGSRAAALSSPSLCCRQTAEAGGLAPLIVAAIAECDFGRWAGRTLTELAAQDPAAVERWLTDPDATPHGGESVRGFGARVAGWLDEQASEEGTAVAVTHAGVVKAAVVHALDAPLSAFWRIDAAPLSVTELHLRRGCWSVARLNHALTGRV, encoded by the coding sequence GTGAGGCGCCTGCTCCTCGTGCGGCACGCGCCGACGGCCGCGACCCGAGCGGCGGCGTTCGCGACCGACGAGCCGCTGGACGAGCGTGCGCGCGCCGCGGCCGGCAAGGCCCTTCCGAGCGCGACCGGCAGCCGCGCGGCGGCGCTGTCCAGCCCGTCGCTGTGCTGCCGGCAGACCGCCGAGGCCGGCGGTCTGGCGCCGCTGATCGTCGCGGCCATCGCCGAGTGCGACTTCGGCCGCTGGGCGGGCCGGACGCTCACCGAGCTGGCCGCGCAGGACCCGGCCGCGGTCGAGCGCTGGCTGACCGACCCGGACGCCACGCCGCACGGCGGCGAGAGCGTGCGCGGGTTCGGCGCGCGCGTCGCGGGATGGCTGGACGAGCAGGCGTCCGAGGAGGGCACGGCAGTGGCCGTCACCCACGCCGGCGTCGTCAAGGCCGCGGTCGTGCACGCGCTCGACGCACCCCTGTCCGCGTTCTGGCGCATCGACGCCGCGCCCCTGTCGGTCACGGAGCTGCACCTTCGTCGCGGGTGTTGGAGCGTAGCGCGGCTCAACCACGCCCTGACCGGGCGGGTGTGA
- a CDS encoding XdhC family protein: MAVRPGTGDTTIQRRIQATASKWLAAGVRTVASTLIDADGSAPFEVGATMLVDEAGRIEGSVTGGCVEGALFEEAQSVLAGGGPRVRTYGVSDDQAVSVGLTCGGTVHVFVRELPPPSAEVLQRAATAIGHGRDVAVMSVVEGAQVGATAALVDGELLGTLGQGERLDETVARDARGAVDHASSMLRRYGSSGDIMGRETAVFIEPFSTPPKLIIFGAIDYAIAVAALGKQLGYHVTICDARQAFAASERLGVADEVAVSWPDEHLRDQRLTRRDVVLVFTHDPKFDEPALRSALATDAGYIGALGSRRTHRDRVERLLAAGVPQAAIDRIAAPCGLDIGARTPEETAVSILAEVIASGSGRQGPSLSTTTGSIRPPRVPSPTTVPGRPETVADMEAMLAAGGYLADRGVASSLLLAQKLSRPLLLEGEPGVGKTELAKAYAAATGARLIRLQCYEGIDVHQALYDWNFARQMLFIRALDADPSAREDAVRHVFGEEFLLRRPLLEALQSDEDVVLLIDEIDRADDEFEAFLLELLSDYQVSIPEIGTVRATRTPLVVLTSNRTRELHDALRRRCLYHWVAAPDRERELRILGLKAREASEQLAEQVCTAVQAIRALGPQKPPGIGETIDWATALAMLGVQRLDDEAIEATLGTLVKHRADQELVLAELLPLEPPADPLPSPSPSSGA; the protein is encoded by the coding sequence ATGGCGGTTAGGCCCGGCACCGGCGACACCACGATCCAGCGGCGTATCCAGGCCACGGCGTCCAAGTGGCTCGCCGCCGGCGTCCGGACGGTCGCCTCGACGCTCATCGACGCGGACGGCTCCGCGCCGTTCGAGGTCGGCGCCACCATGCTGGTCGACGAGGCGGGTCGCATCGAAGGCTCCGTCACCGGCGGATGCGTCGAAGGCGCGCTGTTCGAAGAGGCGCAGAGCGTGCTCGCCGGCGGCGGTCCGCGCGTGCGGACCTACGGCGTGAGCGACGACCAGGCCGTCAGCGTCGGCCTGACGTGCGGTGGCACGGTTCACGTCTTCGTCCGGGAGCTGCCGCCGCCGTCCGCGGAGGTCCTCCAGCGTGCCGCCACCGCCATCGGCCACGGCCGCGACGTCGCCGTCATGAGCGTCGTCGAAGGCGCTCAGGTCGGCGCCACGGCCGCTCTCGTCGACGGCGAGCTGCTCGGCACCCTCGGTCAGGGCGAGCGACTCGACGAGACCGTTGCCCGGGACGCGCGCGGAGCGGTCGACCACGCCAGCTCGATGCTGCGCCGGTACGGAAGCTCCGGGGACATCATGGGTCGCGAGACCGCCGTGTTCATCGAGCCCTTCTCGACGCCGCCCAAGCTCATCATCTTCGGCGCGATCGACTACGCGATCGCCGTCGCGGCGCTGGGCAAGCAGCTCGGCTACCACGTCACCATCTGCGACGCCCGTCAGGCGTTCGCCGCCTCCGAACGACTCGGCGTCGCCGACGAGGTCGCGGTGAGCTGGCCGGACGAGCACCTCCGCGACCAGCGGCTGACCCGCCGCGACGTCGTGCTCGTCTTCACCCACGACCCCAAGTTCGACGAGCCGGCGCTGCGGAGCGCGCTGGCGACCGACGCCGGGTACATCGGCGCCCTCGGCAGCCGTCGCACGCATCGCGACCGGGTCGAGCGGCTCCTCGCTGCCGGCGTCCCCCAGGCCGCCATCGACCGGATCGCCGCGCCCTGCGGCCTGGACATCGGCGCGCGGACGCCCGAGGAGACGGCCGTCTCGATCCTGGCCGAGGTGATCGCCAGCGGCAGTGGCCGCCAGGGCCCGTCCCTCTCCACCACGACCGGCTCGATACGCCCACCGCGCGTGCCGTCCCCCACCACGGTGCCCGGTCGGCCCGAGACCGTCGCCGACATGGAGGCCATGCTCGCCGCCGGGGGCTACCTCGCCGATCGGGGCGTGGCGTCGTCGCTCTTGCTCGCGCAGAAGCTCAGCCGCCCATTGCTGTTGGAGGGCGAGCCGGGGGTCGGGAAGACCGAGCTGGCGAAGGCGTACGCCGCGGCGACCGGTGCGCGGCTGATCCGGCTGCAATGCTACGAGGGCATCGACGTCCACCAGGCGCTGTACGACTGGAACTTCGCGCGGCAGATGCTCTTCATCCGGGCCCTCGACGCCGATCCGAGCGCGCGCGAGGACGCGGTGCGCCACGTCTTCGGCGAGGAGTTCCTGCTCCGCCGGCCCCTCCTGGAGGCGCTGCAGTCCGACGAGGACGTCGTCCTGCTCATCGATGAGATCGACCGTGCGGACGACGAGTTCGAGGCATTCCTCCTCGAGCTGCTGTCCGACTACCAGGTCAGCATCCCGGAGATCGGGACCGTCCGAGCGACACGAACCCCGCTGGTCGTCCTGACCTCGAACCGGACCCGCGAGCTGCACGACGCGCTGCGGCGGCGCTGCCTCTACCACTGGGTCGCCGCGCCGGACCGCGAGCGCGAGCTGCGCATCCTCGGCCTCAAGGCCCGCGAGGCGAGCGAGCAACTGGCGGAGCAGGTGTGCACGGCGGTGCAGGCGATCCGCGCGCTCGGCCCGCAGAAGCCGCCGGGCATCGGAGAGACCATCGACTGGGCGACCGCCCTGGCCATGCTCGGCGTCCAGCGGCTCGACGACGAGGCGATCGAGGCCACGCTCGGAACGCTCGTCAAGCACCGCGCGGATCAGGAACTGGTGCTCGCGGAGCTCCTGCCACTGGAACCGCCCGCCGATCCGCTGCCGTCGCCCTCGCCGTCGAGCGGGGCATGA
- a CDS encoding vWA domain-containing protein, whose translation MIADRLASFAAALRSAGIRVAPSDVHTALDALAAIGLTDERDLYWALRTSLVKHGDDIPAFDRTFHWFWRSEAMPPIPSASEPDSPSRADDATAAEPVLEAPGRASPAGVRRRLTEAEPSESEPERGRDHDHAATYSSVDALGEKPFDEYGADDYERLSARLLGLSRVGPWRRRRRRQPSPRGAVDVRRTLRAGLRRDGFPMSRHHHRPSIQQRKLVVVCDVSGSMEPFARALLVFAHAALAGRRSVETFTFATRLTRVTKELRHQPARALPAAGEAIADWAGGTRVGESLARLDRWHAGALQGAVVIIASDGWDLGDPTPLRTAMARIQLRAHSVIWLNPQLRDPAFEPLTLGMSTALPFVDHFRPCHDAASLVALVRLLDEI comes from the coding sequence ATGATCGCCGACCGGCTCGCGAGCTTCGCCGCGGCCCTGCGCTCCGCGGGGATCCGCGTCGCGCCGAGCGACGTGCACACCGCGCTCGACGCGCTCGCCGCCATCGGCCTGACCGACGAGCGGGACCTGTACTGGGCGCTGCGCACGAGCCTCGTCAAGCACGGCGACGACATCCCTGCCTTCGACCGCACGTTTCACTGGTTCTGGCGGAGCGAGGCGATGCCGCCGATCCCGTCGGCGAGCGAGCCCGACTCGCCGTCGAGGGCAGACGACGCCACCGCGGCCGAGCCGGTGCTGGAGGCGCCGGGCCGGGCGTCGCCGGCCGGTGTCCGGCGTCGGCTCACGGAAGCCGAGCCGTCGGAGTCCGAGCCGGAGCGCGGCCGCGACCACGATCACGCGGCGACCTACAGCTCGGTCGACGCGCTCGGCGAGAAGCCCTTCGACGAGTACGGCGCCGACGACTACGAGCGGCTGTCGGCCCGGCTGCTCGGCCTGAGCCGCGTGGGTCCGTGGCGCAGGCGCCGACGCCGTCAACCGAGCCCGCGCGGCGCCGTCGACGTCCGCCGCACGCTGCGCGCGGGCCTGCGGCGCGACGGCTTTCCCATGAGCCGCCACCATCACCGGCCGTCGATCCAGCAGCGCAAGCTCGTCGTCGTCTGCGACGTTTCCGGCTCGATGGAGCCGTTCGCGCGCGCGCTGCTCGTGTTCGCCCACGCCGCGCTGGCAGGCCGGCGCAGCGTCGAGACCTTCACGTTCGCGACGCGGCTGACCCGGGTGACGAAGGAGCTTCGCCATCAGCCTGCGCGCGCGCTGCCGGCGGCCGGCGAGGCGATCGCGGACTGGGCCGGCGGCACGCGCGTCGGCGAGTCGCTCGCGCGCCTGGACCGCTGGCACGCCGGCGCCCTCCAGGGCGCGGTGGTGATCATCGCGAGCGACGGCTGGGACCTGGGCGACCCGACGCCGCTGCGGACGGCGATGGCTCGCATCCAGCTGCGCGCGCACAGCGTCATCTGGTTGAACCCGCAGCTGCGCGATCCCGCGTTCGAGCCCCTGACGCTGGGGATGAGCACCGCGCTGCCGTTCGTCGACCACTTCCGCCCGTGCCACGATGCCGCCAGCCTGGTGGCCCTGGTCCGGCTCCTCGATGAGATCTGA
- a CDS encoding alpha/beta fold hydrolase, which translates to MERMVRGGGGLELDVREWGDPQGPPIVFVHGWSQSQLCWSRQVAGPLAEDFRLVTFDLRGHGMSAQPVGAEHYLDASLWADDLHAVIEQAELERPVVVAWSYGGFVVTDYLRSYGEDGIAGIDLVGSAVLRTAGFDHIGPGLLENAGDACAPDLETSIAAVRRFLRACTARPLGDDDWSTALCWNMVVPPAVRQALLAREIDADDVLSALTVPVLVTQGREDAIVLPSMAEHVLAVCPTARASWYEGVGHAPFLEDPARFDRELAAFAGDTARGGLAAVHAPGGSPPSTAGNRGAA; encoded by the coding sequence ATGGAGCGCATGGTGCGTGGGGGCGGCGGGCTGGAGCTGGACGTGCGGGAGTGGGGCGACCCGCAGGGCCCGCCGATCGTGTTCGTCCACGGGTGGTCGCAGAGCCAGCTGTGCTGGTCGCGGCAGGTCGCCGGCCCGTTGGCCGAGGACTTCCGGCTGGTCACCTTCGACCTCCGCGGGCACGGGATGTCCGCCCAGCCGGTCGGCGCCGAGCACTACCTCGACGCGTCGCTGTGGGCCGATGACCTGCATGCGGTCATCGAGCAGGCGGAGCTGGAGCGGCCCGTGGTGGTGGCGTGGTCCTACGGCGGGTTCGTCGTGACCGACTACCTGCGCTCCTACGGTGAGGACGGGATCGCTGGGATCGACCTCGTCGGCAGCGCGGTGCTGCGGACGGCCGGCTTCGACCACATCGGCCCGGGCCTGCTCGAGAACGCGGGCGACGCCTGCGCGCCCGACCTGGAGACGAGCATCGCGGCCGTGCGGCGCTTCCTGCGCGCGTGTACGGCGCGGCCGCTCGGCGACGACGACTGGAGCACCGCGTTGTGCTGGAACATGGTCGTGCCGCCGGCGGTTCGCCAGGCGCTGCTCGCCCGTGAGATCGACGCCGACGACGTGCTGTCGGCGCTGACCGTGCCGGTGCTGGTCACGCAGGGACGCGAAGACGCGATCGTGCTTCCGTCGATGGCCGAGCACGTGCTCGCCGTGTGCCCGACGGCGCGGGCGTCGTGGTACGAGGGCGTCGGCCACGCGCCGTTCCTGGAAGACCCGGCGCGATTCGACCGCGAGCTGGCCGCGTTCGCGGGCGACACGGCTCGGGGAGGCCTAGCAGCCGTCCACGCACCCGGTGGGTCACCGCCGTCGACCGCTGGTAATCGCGGCGCAGCTTGA
- a CDS encoding alpha/beta fold hydrolase, whose amino-acid sequence MEQQIRFCTTADGVRLAYAVHGRGPPIVRAATWLTHLDFDWESPVWRHWLVELGAGHTLVRYDERGSGLSDRELGELSVEAWVADLETVVSAAGLDRFALLGVSQGAAVALVYAARHPERLTHLILYGAYGRGRRWRGPEEQRHADAMIAAIRAGWTEATPTFRHLFSMLFLPHGTAEQMAWYDEQQRRSTSTANATRLYEARNAIDVLDVAPRVTVPTLVLHARGDRVVPVEEGRRLAAGVPGARFVLLESANHILLADEPAWDVFVAELHGFLGTEPTGAVATDAAVTTLSPRELEVLELVAAGLTNEAIAARLCLSVRTVERHLSNVYVKLRVSGKAGRAAAAARFSQTLRAGRRPAAGEMGGGPDGGRGARP is encoded by the coding sequence GTGGAGCAGCAGATCCGCTTCTGCACCACCGCTGACGGCGTGCGCCTGGCCTACGCCGTCCATGGCCGTGGGCCGCCGATCGTGCGGGCGGCCACGTGGCTGACGCACCTGGACTTCGACTGGGAGAGCCCGGTCTGGCGCCACTGGTTGGTCGAGTTGGGCGCCGGCCACACGCTCGTCCGCTACGACGAGCGGGGGAGCGGGCTCTCGGACCGCGAGCTCGGCGAGCTCTCCGTCGAGGCGTGGGTGGCCGACCTCGAGACCGTCGTGAGCGCGGCGGGCCTCGACCGCTTCGCGCTGCTCGGCGTCTCGCAGGGCGCGGCGGTCGCGCTCGTCTACGCCGCGCGCCATCCCGAGCGGCTGACGCACCTCATCCTCTACGGCGCCTACGGGCGCGGCCGGCGATGGCGCGGTCCGGAGGAGCAGCGGCACGCGGACGCGATGATCGCGGCGATCCGTGCCGGCTGGACGGAGGCGACCCCGACGTTCCGCCATCTGTTCAGCATGTTGTTCCTCCCACACGGGACCGCCGAGCAGATGGCCTGGTACGACGAGCAGCAGCGGCGCTCGACCTCGACCGCGAACGCGACGCGCCTGTACGAGGCGCGCAACGCCATCGACGTGCTCGACGTCGCGCCGCGGGTGACCGTGCCGACGCTGGTGCTCCACGCGCGCGGGGACCGGGTCGTGCCGGTCGAGGAGGGCCGGCGGCTCGCGGCCGGCGTCCCCGGTGCGCGGTTCGTCCTGCTGGAGTCGGCGAACCACATCCTGCTGGCCGACGAGCCCGCCTGGGACGTGTTCGTCGCCGAGCTGCACGGCTTCCTCGGGACGGAGCCGACGGGCGCCGTCGCCACCGACGCGGCGGTGACGACCCTCAGCCCGCGCGAGCTGGAGGTGCTCGAGCTGGTCGCGGCGGGGCTGACGAACGAGGCGATCGCGGCGCGCCTCTGCCTGAGCGTCCGCACCGTCGAGCGGCATCTCTCCAACGTGTACGTGAAGCTCCGCGTCTCCGGCAAGGCGGGCCGGGCGGCCGCCGCCGCACGGTTCTCCCAGACGCTGCGTGCAGGCCGTCGGCCGGCCGCGGGCGAGATGGGTGGTGGCCCCGATGGCGGCAGGGGCGCGCGCCCGTAG